The following nucleotide sequence is from Nitrososphaerota archaeon.
GGTGCCTGCTGCGCTTGGTGTCCAACTAATACCAGGTGTTGATGTCTGTCCTGCGGACAGTGTCATGTTCTGGATCCAGTTGAGGAATACTACTTGTCCATTAGCGTTCTTGACTTGTACGATGTATGTGAATGTCTGTGTTGTCGAAGCGTTGTTCTTGACTGCTGCTTGTACTACAACAAGGCTTCCGGCTGTTGGTGCAGTTACGGGTTGGCCTGTGCTGCTGACAAGTGAGGGTGTGCTCGCTGGGACACGCTGAGTAGGTACTTGTGAAGTACCAACCATTGCTGTTGCAGAGACGCTTGATGCCTTGCCGGTTGCGTTGATGTCGTCGCTGAATGTGGCCGTGACGGTGTCACCTGTTGCACCTCGTATCTGGTTGCTGCCTGCTGCAGGTAGTCCAGCTACGACTTGCACTTGCGCTGAGAAGACTCCGGTGTTCGGAGCAGTCTCTGGCAGAGTGATGTTCTGACCGATTGGCCAGCTGGTGCTTGTGACCATTACGGTTACACTTTGGACGACGTTTGGATCTGTGTTCTTGTCAAGGTCAGTAACTGTGACGTTAAGGTACTGTCCTACGACCACAGTTGCTGGTGTGACAGTGATCGAGCCTGTTGTGGACACAATTGGCGCTGTTGCACTTAGGATAACTCCTACGTTTCCTGCTGCATCTACCTTGTCAACGAAGTAGACGCTCAGTGTGTCTACTGTCGCTGTTGTGAGTCCTGTGCCGCCGAGCTTGAATGTCCATGTGAATGTACCGTTGCTGTAAGTAGTGTTGGCTCGCATATCGGTTACTACGAGCTTGCTGGTCTGGACGCGTGCAAGAGTAACTGTGCTGGATGCGTTGAATACTAAGTCTGCGTCTGTAACGGTGACCTTGACAGTTGATGATGGTCCGTAGCTAGCAGCGCTCAGTTTCATTGTTGCACTGCTGGTTGGAATTGTTGCTGTGCCAGTCAAAGTAGATGTTGTTAGACCTGTTCCGTAGTAGCTTGTAGCGGTTGCGTTGTCAATGTACTTGACGGTGATGGTGTCTCCTGGAGCGAAACCGAGGAACGGAGCCTCAGCGCCAGAACCGACTCTCTTAGAGGCGGTGAAGACGCCGGTGTTGTTACCGGTTTCCTTCAGAGTCAATGAGCCTACTTGTGAGGTGCCTTTGAAGATGTTTACGTGAGGCTGGCTCTTCGATGTTGTGCTTAGGTCTTCATCAGGCTCGGTGAGCGAGACTGTTAAGCTCCCGTTCAGACCGACTGATACTGGGCTCACTGTTAGAGCTGCTGTTGAAGGCTTGATGGTTCCGGTGGCTGTAACGTTACCGCCAGTGGCTAGTGGATCGGTGTAGCCGAAGACTAGTTTACCGTTGACCATCTGCTGGCCTTTAACATTGGCGCCTGGAGCCATGCTGGTCAGGTTAACGTTGCGAAGTATGTAATCTACTGAGTTGGCATTGACTGTTACTGTTCCTGTTCCGCTTGCTATATTGTATGTGACTGTTGCGGTGAATATGCCTGTGTTAATTCCTGTCTCGGTGAGTGGGACGGTTACGCTGGAAGACGTCGCTAAGCTGACTCTTTGGTTGGTTGCGTTGTAGACTATCAGCTTGATGTTCGCAGAGTCGATTCCGAAGGCGTTTGTGTTAGCCTTTGGATCGGTTACTGAAACAACTACAGAAACTGCGTTGCCTAGAGATACGGGCAAGGTAGTTCTGTCAAGGCTGACGGTGCTGACTGTTCCACCGATTGTTACGGTGGTTGTGATCGTTGTCTTGGTGAATAGGTCGTAGTACTTGACTGTGAGTGTGCTGCCCGCGGTTCTTGAACCGTTCAGGTTCGTCGCCAAGTCTAGGTTCAGGTTGAAGACACCTGTTCCTCTACCGGATTCAACGAATTGAGTTGGAACGGTTGTGAAGGTGAGGGTGCGGGTTACACCGCTCTTGGTCTCTGTAACGTTCAGCTTACCTATTGCTGCGGTTGCAGTTGCATGAGTGACGTCTAACCAAGACTTTGTGTTGTTGGCTAGTGTTAGTCGCTCAATCGCGTTTGCGTCATCGTTAGCGTTAGGGTTTGTTAATGTAATTGTAGCAGGTATGCTGCTTGCTGGTATGTAGCTTGTCTGGTCTGTTGCAATAGTTGGTGCCGTTAGAGCTAGGTTGAATGTTGTTTGTGATTGGTAACCAGCGGTTACTGGATATGGGTCCTTGTAGGTCGCTGAGAATGAGGCGGTCTGGCCGACCGGTATACTGAATGTTAATCCGGTGGTCATGTTTCCGGAGACGTCTGGTGTGGTTCCAGAAGCAATGCTTAGTGTTACGGTTCCGGTGAAGATTCCGGTGTTTTTACCTGTCTCTTTAAGGGTCAGGTTACCGGTCTTCGTAACTGTGGTGGCGCCCACGACTACGCCAACAACTTTTACTGTTGAGAAGCTCAAGGTTTCTTGTACAGCAGTGTCAACGTTTCTGTCTTGATCAGTAAGAGTGATGTTGATTGGTTGACCATAAGTGATTGGTGATGGTGCTGATATGATACCGTTGTACGCGGTTACTGGAACGTCTAGTGCAGTAGATCCATTGATTACCACTGAGACGATGTCGCCGCGTGCTGGTGTTGGAACTAGTTTAGCCAGATCGAATGATAATGTGAAGTTTCCTGTGTTAAGTCCAGTCTCAGTTGCAGAGATAGTTGAAGTGGCTGTTCCGTTAGCTGCGCCGTTAATCTGTGCAGTAACGCTGTAAGATGGTGTATTTGCTAATGTTGGATCGACGTTGGCTGTCTGGTCTTTGAAGGTTACCCGAATCTTTGCATTTACTGGGATTGGGGATCTGTCTGATACCAGACTTGAAGGTGTTGTTGCACCTACTGTTAGAGTGGAGGTTTCACCTCGCTCAGAGTAGGTGATTGTAGATGTTGTAGCAGTGCCAAAGGCAATTGAGTTTGGAGTAGCTGATGCGTTGGTTGTCGGGTTCGTACTCAAGGTTGCTGAGCTGCCTGTATCCTTTACAAAGACGAGCCAGTCACCTATAGCTGTACGATATGTGTTAAGTGGAGTAGTTGTAGAACCCACTGTGATGGACACAGTCGGGTGAGTAGTCAATGACGTGTCGTGTATGGTTATTTGTACAATGTTACCGTTAGTACCGGTCTTAATATTCGAAGATCCTACGGATAGATACTGGTTAGCAGCGTACGCCGGCACAATTGGGATTAGGCCGACGAACATTGCGGTAACCATTATCGCCGTTATTGCTAATGATGTAGCTTTATGTACTGTATTTCCTGGAACTATTCTAGATGGGAGATAGTTCATTCTGTTCTCGGCAGGAATCGCTCTTGATCGATATTTAACAGTTATGGATGATTCGTTCACTTTTCACGGGCTTTAAAGCCCGTTTTAAGGCGATTTAAACCGAAACGGCTTAATATCAACTCAGAATTATAAGAACATATATAAACGTTTTGGAGGTAAAATAAAGAAAGAGTAGTGGGAAGGAATAAAAACAGGAAACAACAAAACCACAACAGATCTGTATGTCGAAAGACGCAGTCAAGGATGAGGATTGGAAAAGGTTGGAGAAGCATGAGGCTAAGGAAGAGACGGTTAACACCGAGATTATTCACCGCGGACGAAACTTCACCTTCGAGGTCAGGACAATGAGGCTTCCTTCAGGAAAAATTACGGCCCGCGACATCGTGGAGCACCCCGGAGCCGTCGCCATCATCCCCCTCCTTGACAAAAACACTGTAATTCTCGTGGAGCAGCACCGAGCAGCGGCTGGAAAAACCCTCCTAGAGATCCCGGCTGGGACACTCCAACCCCCTGAGACACCGGCTGAATGCGCCCGCAGAGAACTAACTGAGGAAACAGGCTACGAAGCGAAAACATTCAAGAAACTCGCAGGCGGATACGCAGCACCCGGCTACAGCAGCGAAAAAATCCACATCTACCTAGCCACAGACCTAACCTACACCCAGCAGAAACCGGAAGAAGACGAAATCATCACAACCCGAAAAATCGGCCTCAAAACACTAAAACAGATGATACGAAACCAAGAAATCGAAGACCTCAAAACCATCGCAGCCATCCTACAACTACTACAGATGCAAAACGAAAAAACCCGGAAGACATAGATCAATTAGCCAAATACACCATGCTATTAACCCGCAAATAATCGCATACACAACAACACATAGCTCTAAGCAGGAAAAGCAGCTGGAAAGAAAAAGAAGGGTGTAGAGGCTAACTGAGCCTCTACGGCCTTGATACGGTTCCGATCGATGTGAATTTGCTAGGATTCATCGTTATTATGGCGTCGCTGATGATGTCAGCCAGCTTCAACGTGCCTTTGATTATCTCTTGGAACGTCAACAGGCTTGCCGTGTAGTTGCCGTTCAGATACTCCATGGTCATACGTAGCGTGAAGTTCAGATGCGTATTCATGTCCTGCAGTATAGAGACGTTAGCTACGCGACCCCTAGTCAGGTTGCCGCCAGGTATAGTCTGGTTCGCTCCAGGCTGCGTCTGATTACCTCCTGGGACCGTTTGGTTTCCTCCGGGCACAGTCTGATTCCCACTAGGTTGAGACTGATTCCCACCAGGTACAGTTTGATTACCGCTTGGAACGGTCTGATTACCACTAGGAACAGTCTGATTGCCGCCTGGAACAGTTTGGTTGCCACCCGGCTGCGTCTGGTTTCCGCTCGGGATAGTTTGATTACCTTCTACTGTGATTGTTCCCTGTATCCAAGTGTGGATGCTGCAGCGGTATCGGTAGGTTCCGGGTACAGTGAATGTTAAGGTGTAGTTCTGGTTTGGAAGTATGTAGCCTGAACCGGGCATAGGAGCGTCTGGTGGGCCGCTTACACCACTCACGGTGTGCTCTGAAGTATCGTTGTTAACCCATGTCACCGTGTTGTTAACCCCGATCTTCACGGTAGCATTATTTGGACGGAAGCCTACAGAACTCATATTAGCTGCAGAGCCAGCTACAATCCAGATTATAGCCGGTTTAGACTGGTTAGCACTGGGCAGTGTTTGATTACCTCCTGGAATAGTCTTGTTGCCTCCAGGTACTGTCTGATTGCCACCCGGCACCGTTTGGTTACCACTAGGAGTAGTTTGATTGTCGCCTGGAACTGTTTGGTTGCCACCCGGTATCGTTTGGTTTCCTCCGGGCACAGTCTGATTCCCACCGGGGA
It contains:
- a CDS encoding NUDIX hydrolase; protein product: MSKDAVKDEDWKRLEKHEAKEETVNTEIIHRGRNFTFEVRTMRLPSGKITARDIVEHPGAVAIIPLLDKNTVILVEQHRAAAGKTLLEIPAGTLQPPETPAECARRELTEETGYEAKTFKKLAGGYAAPGYSSEKIHIYLATDLTYTQQKPEEDEIITTRKIGLKTLKQMIRNQEIEDLKTIAAILQLLQMQNEKTRKT